From the Desulfatirhabdium butyrativorans DSM 18734 genome, one window contains:
- a CDS encoding type II toxin-antitoxin system YafQ family toxin, which translates to MSAVKRHKQFLKDFAKISLSDNHFAKLVQYMALLMQEAPLPPEARDHSLEGEWGQYREFHIGGDVLVIYKIENKTLYLARIGTHSQLFR; encoded by the coding sequence ATGTCCGCGGTCAAAAGACATAAACAGTTTCTCAAGGATTTCGCCAAAATATCGCTTTCTGACAACCATTTTGCCAAATTGGTCCAGTATATGGCCTTGTTGATGCAAGAGGCGCCTTTGCCGCCAGAGGCGCGTGATCATTCGCTGGAGGGGGAATGGGGACAGTATCGTGAATTTCACATTGGCGGGGATGTGCTGGTTATCTACAAGATTGAGAACAAGACACTCTATCTGGCGCGGATCGGGACGCATAGTCAACTTTTTCGCTGA